TTTCAAGatgagtagtagactgatttcatcttgatagtccaagCCAATCACCCCAggcaacactgtaactcccttcttagcctgctgacttaaaggtaggaggagctcaaagtgtccaggtggtaatattaacttccagtttaatggaatcattgttgtgtgtCCTGGTGGCAGCACTCTCCACTCTGGACCTAAGACTTTtaggccagcagaacgtaatgttgcgggaacaggaagcaaaaatttttctAATGGgccactaggggtgatggtgagtggtgccacttccacttccaccccttgattcctggacccgtgaatcctggctatgggagaaactgtaccatatattggacactgattcagagcatacacagccttctggagaactctgcgccagccctgcaaagtattgtcacctagttgatgttgtaattgtgacttcaaaaggccattccaccgttctatcaatccagctgcttcaaaATGATAAGGagaagaccagtgaattccaagAGCATGAACAtactgctgcacttctttagctgtaaagtatgtgccttggtcagaggcaatgctatgcagaataccatgatggtggataaggcattccatgcaggataggcaaacgcatatctggagtaagtgtctattctgGTGAGGACAAACcgctgccctttccatgatggaagaggtccaatataatcaacctgccaccaagtagctggctgatcaccccaaggaatggtgccatatcaagggctcagtgttggtctctgctgctggcaaatcaGGCACTCAGCAGTGGTCAtacatagccaggtcagccttgatgagtggaagtccatgttacTGAGCCCgtgtgtaacctccatccctgccaccatggccactttgttcatgggcccattgggtgataacaggggtggctggggaaagacgttgagtggtgtccacagaataaGTCACCCAAtccacttgatttttaaaatcctcctctgctgaggtcaccttTGGTGAGCACTCATAAGAGATACAAATATAGTTTCTGACCACTCAAaaagagaggtccatccacatacctcttccccaaatttcttcatcaccaattttccaatcatgcttgtTCCAAGTTCCTGACCATCCGGCCAAATCATctgctacagcccatgaatcagtatataatcgcaTATCTGGCCATTTCTCATTTCATGCAAAGtccacaaccaggtgcactgctcgaagttctgcccactgggaagatttcccttcaccactgtccatCAGGGATGTTCTAGAAAGcagctgtagtgctgcagctgtccacttttgggtggtgcttgcgtatcatgcagaaccatctgtaaaccaggcccttgtcttctcttcctttttcaacTGTTCACAGGGAGCTCCCCATGAGGCCACTGGTGCAGGCTGGGGGAAAGAGAGCTAGATGGCAGGAGCagggaccatgggcatttgagccacttgcTCACATAACTTACTTGTGCCCTCAGGACTTGCTCAAGCctgatcacatatataccacttcgatttgatgatggaatgccgCTGTGCATgccccactttatggctagatgggtcagaaagcacgaGTTTATGACAGGCAGTTTAGGTTACATGGTGACTTGATGGCCcatagtcaaacattcagtttctaccaaagcccagtaacCAGCCAAGaactgtctctcaaaaggagagtagttatctgcagaagataggtccttgctccaaaatcctagaggcctctgctgtgattcacctatgggggcctgctAAAGGCTCCAAatagcatccctatctgccactgacatcTCAAGCACCATTGAATCTGCTAGGtaatatggcccaagtggcacaGCAGCTTTCACAACAGCCtagacctgttgcagagccttctcctgttctggaccctactcaaaactggcagccttttaggtcactcgataaatgggctggagtaacacaccAGAATGAGGAATGtattgcctccaaaatccaaatagaccCACTAGGCGTTGtccctctttcttggttgtaggagggggcaaatgcagcaacttatccttcaccttagaaggaatatcttgagaggccccacaccactggaccactagaaattttactgaggtagaaggtccctgaattttagttaaTTTCCCATCccctggcatgcaaat
The genomic region above belongs to Homo sapiens chromosome 5, GRCh38.p14 Primary Assembly and contains:
- the LOC124900986 gene encoding uncharacterized protein LOC124900986; protein product: MERAAVCPHQNRHLLQICVCLSCMECLIHHHGILHSIASDQGTYFTAKEVQQYVHALGIHWSSPYHFEAAGLIERWNGLLKSQLQHQLGDNTLQGWRRVLQKAVYALNQCPIYGTVSPIARIHGSRNQGVEVEVAPLTITPSGPLEKFLLPVPATLRSAGLKVLGPEWRVLPPGHTTMIPLNWKLILPPGHFELLLPLSQQAKKGVTVLPGVIGLDYQDEISLLLILKSVYSSLPDGGKEEYAWNTGDPLGPLLVLPCPVIKVNGKLQQPNPSRTKNDPYPSGMKVWVTLPGTKPQPAEVLAEETQGIQNG